In a single window of the Ruminococcus albus 7 = DSM 20455 genome:
- a CDS encoding PoNe immunity protein domain-containing protein: protein MPAKRKLFSIRTGLLIAKYSRGYAIDKLKSEFTDLIRSVSDSLDTDSYDDGLRFLSLCVLFKADNDTIYQVTKLIKENVGYDSIIECLEANALPDCNTLKYPDIYGDMWEMICKNDTGGIIGYLQKKWYKSHSHAYWYDAHKAKEKLYFGYWTFEIAALMKALNINADSLNGIEYFPYELYSY from the coding sequence ATACCAGCGAAAAGAAAGCTGTTTTCTATCAGGACAGGTCTGCTGATCGCTAAATATTCGAGAGGGTATGCGATCGATAAGCTGAAAAGCGAATTCACGGATCTGATCCGATCTGTCAGTGACAGTTTGGATACTGATTCGTATGATGACGGTCTGCGCTTTTTGTCCCTGTGTGTGCTTTTTAAAGCGGACAATGATACCATATATCAAGTCACAAAGCTGATAAAGGAAAATGTCGGGTATGACAGTATCATCGAGTGCCTGGAAGCAAATGCGCTGCCTGACTGTAATACTCTGAAATATCCCGATATTTACGGTGATATGTGGGAAATGATCTGCAAAAATGATACCGGCGGCATCATAGGATACCTGCAGAAAAAATGGTATAAAAGCCATTCCCACGCTTACTGGTATGATGCACATAAAGCCAAGGAAAAGCTCTATTTCGGATATTGGACATTTGAGATCGCTGCATTGATGAAAGCACTCAACATAAATGCGGACAGCCTGAATGGTATTGAGTACTTTCCTTATGAGCTGTATTCTTATTAA
- a CDS encoding YrhA family protein → MHSIISGANRLNNTYTEFLSKLPDTAAYKKPTQEKINDADKEFYSLFEVGLPNDYIEFLHHTNGLSYDGRSICGVYDEEFLTEYPRKKSMDIIRFNSSFRDMTDITDYILLGKSSIDHIVYNTSEKKAVFYQDRSADR, encoded by the coding sequence ATGCACTCAATTATAAGTGGAGCGAACAGGCTGAATAATACGTATACAGAATTTCTTTCAAAACTGCCCGATACGGCTGCATACAAAAAGCCGACACAGGAAAAGATAAACGACGCAGATAAAGAATTCTATTCTTTATTTGAAGTTGGTTTACCCAATGATTATATAGAATTTCTGCACCACACAAATGGTTTGTCATATGATGGACGCAGTATCTGCGGGGTGTATGATGAAGAGTTCCTAACCGAATATCCGAGAAAAAAGAGCATGGATATAATACGGTTCAACTCATCTTTCAGGGATATGACGGATATAACCGACTATATCCTGCTGGGAAAATCAAGTATAGACCACATCGTTTACAATACCAGCGAAAAGAAAGCTGTTTTCTATCAGGACAGGTCTGCTGATCGCTAA